One part of the Vicinamibacteria bacterium genome encodes these proteins:
- a CDS encoding TonB-dependent receptor has protein sequence MTWTLALFLAVAPTLSAGAVARLQGLARDDAGRPLPGVTAELHALTGSGDRSATTGVNGDFEIADLPPGRYQVAFRLPSFVTAVRTVEVGAGSTVRVEATLRVALNADVLVTGQRTFRSLTDLDVPGDGLLGLAEAGSTGIVTAQEIAARPVFRSGEVYEAVPGVVVSQHSGEGKANQYYVRGFNIDHGTDLATSVAGASVNMPTHAHGQGYSDNNFLIPELVSGVQYQKGTYSAEEGDFSAAGAVNVNYLNTLDRTLFKVEGGGDGFARLLFAGSTRLGAGQLLYAGEAHHSDGPWVRADNYYKWNGVLRFSQGDQQNGFSLTAMAYSGRWNSTDQVPERAIASGRIDRFGYIDPTDGGRTHRYSLAGQWRKSTGAGLTLVKVYAIDYGLDLFSDFTYYLHDPIHGDQFEQKDGRDIFGGSVSQHFLSHWFGKDTESVGGFQGRFDHIPTLGLYHTEARQRLDTIRQDSVDQSSGALFFQTSIQWTPVTRTVVGLRDDVYHFNVRSDDPRNSGTRISSLASPKLSLILGPWNNTEIYFNWGWGFHSNDARGSVETRDPSTGRPTLSVDPIVRAKGAEVGARTLAVHRFHSTVAGWLLDLASELVFVGDAGTTVAGRPSRRLGFEWSNVYTPAPWLMLDADLAYSKARFRGQDLIGDRIPGAVEGVASAGVTADGHGPLSASLRLRYFGPRSLIEDNSVRSKASTTLNARAAYRISPRYSFAVEAFNLTNARVSDIDYYYVSRLPGEPVEGVNDIHTHPLEPFTVRASFSASF, from the coding sequence ATGACCTGGACGTTGGCTCTCTTCCTTGCCGTCGCACCGACTCTCAGTGCTGGAGCGGTTGCTCGCCTTCAGGGCTTGGCGAGGGACGACGCTGGCCGGCCCCTCCCGGGCGTGACGGCCGAATTGCACGCGCTCACTGGTTCGGGCGACCGCTCCGCGACGACCGGCGTCAACGGCGATTTCGAGATCGCCGATCTTCCTCCCGGGCGATACCAAGTTGCGTTCCGTTTGCCCAGTTTCGTGACGGCTGTGCGGACGGTGGAAGTTGGCGCGGGCTCAACGGTCAGAGTCGAGGCCACGCTGCGCGTCGCCCTCAACGCCGACGTGCTTGTAACCGGCCAAAGAACTTTCCGCAGCCTCACGGATCTGGACGTGCCGGGTGACGGCTTGCTCGGTCTCGCCGAGGCGGGCTCAACGGGTATCGTTACGGCACAGGAGATCGCGGCGCGGCCGGTCTTCCGTTCCGGCGAGGTCTACGAGGCCGTGCCGGGCGTGGTCGTCAGTCAGCACAGCGGGGAGGGAAAAGCCAACCAGTACTATGTCCGCGGCTTCAACATCGATCATGGGACCGACCTTGCGACCTCGGTGGCGGGGGCGTCGGTCAACATGCCCACGCACGCCCACGGACAGGGATATTCCGACAACAACTTCCTCATCCCCGAGCTAGTCTCCGGCGTCCAGTACCAAAAGGGGACCTATTCCGCAGAGGAGGGCGACTTCTCGGCGGCCGGCGCCGTCAACGTGAACTATCTGAACACTCTGGACCGAACGCTCTTCAAGGTCGAGGGGGGCGGAGACGGCTTCGCCCGGCTTCTATTCGCGGGGTCGACGAGACTCGGAGCCGGCCAGCTCCTCTACGCCGGCGAGGCTCACCACAGCGACGGACCTTGGGTGCGCGCCGACAACTACTATAAGTGGAACGGCGTTTTGCGCTTCAGCCAGGGCGACCAGCAGAACGGCTTCAGTCTCACGGCCATGGCCTACTCGGGCCGTTGGAACTCAACCGACCAGGTGCCGGAGCGCGCGATCGCGAGTGGACGCATCGACCGCTTCGGTTACATCGATCCCACCGACGGGGGACGCACTCATCGCTACTCCCTCGCCGGCCAGTGGCGCAAGAGCACGGGCGCGGGCCTGACCCTGGTCAAAGTCTACGCCATCGACTACGGCCTCGACCTCTTCTCGGACTTCACCTACTATCTGCACGATCCCATCCACGGTGATCAGTTCGAGCAGAAGGACGGTCGCGACATCTTCGGCGGCAGCGTCAGCCAACACTTCCTGAGCCACTGGTTCGGAAAGGACACCGAGAGCGTCGGCGGTTTCCAGGGGCGCTTCGACCACATCCCGACGCTCGGCCTCTACCACACCGAGGCTCGCCAGCGGCTCGACACCATCCGGCAGGACAGCGTCGATCAGTCGAGCGGCGCCCTCTTCTTCCAGACCAGCATCCAGTGGACCCCCGTGACGAGGACCGTCGTCGGCCTCCGGGATGACGTCTACCACTTCAACGTGCGGAGCGACGATCCCCGGAACTCGGGAACCCGCATCTCCTCGCTCGCGAGCCCGAAGCTCAGCCTCATCCTTGGTCCTTGGAACAATACGGAGATCTACTTCAACTGGGGTTGGGGCTTCCACAGCAACGACGCGCGCGGTTCGGTTGAGACCCGTGACCCGAGCACGGGGCGTCCCACCCTCTCGGTCGACCCGATCGTCCGCGCGAAAGGCGCGGAGGTGGGCGCACGCACGCTCGCCGTCCACCGTTTCCATAGCACGGTAGCAGGCTGGCTGCTCGACCTCGCCTCGGAACTGGTGTTTGTCGGTGACGCGGGGACGACCGTGGCGGGCCGGCCGAGCCGGCGGCTCGGCTTCGAGTGGTCAAACGTCTACACTCCCGCGCCGTGGCTCATGCTGGACGCCGACCTCGCATATTCGAAGGCGCGCTTCCGGGGCCAGGATCTGATCGGCGATCGCATTCCCGGAGCAGTCGAGGGTGTCGCCTCGGCCGGAGTGACGGCCGACGGGCATGGACCGCTTTCAGCGAGCCTGCGTCTGCGCTATTTCGGTCCGCGTTCCTTGATCGAGGACAATAGCGTTCGGTCGAAGGCTTCGACGACCCTGAACGCTCGCGCGGCATACCGGATCTCGCCGCGGTACAGCTTCGCGGTCGAGGCTTTCAACCTGACGAACGCCAGAGTCAGCGACATCGACTACTACTACGTGTCGCGGCTCCCAGGGGAGCCCGTTGAGGGCGTGAACGACATCCACACGCACCCGCTCGAGCCGTTCACGGTGCGCGCGTCGTTCTCGGCGTCCTTCTAA
- a CDS encoding discoidin domain-containing protein, protein MDMVERTGARARADRQERVAKIVWGSLFVVMGVLFTLHDMGRIDLGEPARQFDPQHAVDGSFKTRWSSEFRDPQWLTVDLGVATPLSRVRLNWEAAYARDYELQVSSDGVNWTTARRVRGAVGGIEEQEVDATARYVRLMGTQRGTPYGYSLWELQVFDSAGTLVSQGKPATASSVEDHGAFVLWLRFWPLLIMATGLPLLLAPRDDTTQVVGMVMTAAGAFLQLQGLGLVSWGFRQTSSVVLMVVGVVILLQSLRRRERPDEGGAGPSGGTL, encoded by the coding sequence ATGGACATGGTGGAGCGGACGGGGGCAAGGGCGCGGGCTGATCGGCAGGAGCGGGTGGCCAAGATAGTCTGGGGAAGCCTCTTCGTCGTGATGGGAGTACTCTTCACCCTGCACGACATGGGGCGCATCGACCTCGGGGAGCCCGCGCGCCAGTTCGACCCTCAGCACGCCGTGGACGGCAGCTTTAAGACCCGCTGGTCGTCGGAATTCCGCGATCCACAGTGGCTGACCGTGGATCTTGGGGTCGCCACTCCCCTGAGCCGCGTCCGGCTCAACTGGGAGGCGGCCTATGCAAGGGACTACGAGTTGCAGGTCTCGAGCGACGGCGTGAATTGGACGACCGCCCGCCGAGTGAGGGGGGCGGTGGGCGGGATCGAGGAGCAGGAGGTGGACGCGACGGCCCGTTACGTCCGCCTCATGGGAACCCAGCGCGGCACGCCGTACGGCTATTCCCTCTGGGAGCTACAGGTCTTCGATTCCGCGGGCACCCTCGTCTCCCAGGGGAAGCCCGCGACGGCGTCGTCCGTGGAGGATCACGGCGCGTTCGTGCTGTGGCTCCGGTTCTGGCCGCTCCTGATCATGGCGACCGGCTTGCCCCTTCTCCTGGCGCCCCGCGACGACACGACTCAAGTGGTAGGCATGGTCATGACCGCCGCGGGGGCGTTCCTGCAGCTCCAGGGCCTCGGCCTCGTCTCCTGGGGGTTCCGGCAGACGTCGTCGGTCGTCCTGATGGTGGTGGGCGTCGTGATCCTGCTGCAGTCGCTTCGGCGGCGCGAGCGGCCCGATGAGGGCGGGGCTGGACCTTCGGGGGGCACGTTGTGA
- a CDS encoding serine/threonine-protein kinase — MAFGSLYSVASGCRASRSVKRSHEPLLASGDRLGPYRVDSSLGAGGMGEVYRAVDTRLGRAVAVKVLSGHRVRDPGRLQRFEEEARIVAGLSHANVLALHDVGSQDGVDYAVFELLDGQTLRQRLDSGPLPVSKVVDYGVQVCQGLAAVHARGIVHRDLKPDNIFLTRSGQLKILDFGLATLGPRGLGSFAGGSHARTPTEPGLLVGTCGYMAPEQARGRPADARSDIFAVGAVLYEMLSGRRAFAGPTPADTLAALLTQDPPEISVISRPVPRALDRVVRRCLERNPEERFQSARDVAFGLQAVFEVGVPSPLRPGRGLTLALALLALASTALLARRGA, encoded by the coding sequence ATGGCCTTCGGCAGCCTCTACTCAGTCGCATCCGGCTGCCGGGCGTCGCGTTCGGTCAAGCGCTCCCACGAGCCGCTCCTGGCATCTGGCGACCGTCTCGGCCCCTATCGAGTGGATTCCTCCCTGGGCGCGGGAGGCATGGGCGAGGTGTACCGCGCTGTCGATACCCGCCTCGGCCGCGCGGTCGCGGTTAAGGTCCTATCTGGCCACCGCGTCCGCGATCCCGGACGACTGCAGCGTTTCGAGGAGGAGGCACGTATCGTCGCCGGCCTCAGCCACGCGAACGTTCTCGCCCTCCACGACGTCGGCTCTCAGGATGGCGTCGACTACGCCGTCTTCGAGCTGCTGGACGGACAGACGCTCCGCCAGCGGCTGGACAGCGGGCCCCTGCCGGTCTCCAAGGTCGTTGACTATGGCGTCCAGGTCTGCCAGGGGCTCGCCGCCGTGCACGCGCGGGGGATCGTCCACCGCGACCTGAAGCCCGACAACATCTTCCTGACGCGGAGCGGACAGCTCAAGATCCTGGACTTCGGCCTGGCCACGCTGGGCCCACGCGGTTTAGGGTCCTTCGCAGGCGGCAGCCACGCCCGCACGCCCACCGAGCCGGGTCTGCTCGTCGGTACCTGCGGGTACATGGCCCCCGAACAAGCGCGCGGCCGTCCGGCCGACGCCCGCTCTGACATCTTTGCCGTGGGCGCGGTCCTCTACGAAATGCTCAGCGGCCGCCGAGCCTTCGCAGGGCCGACCCCGGCGGACACGCTCGCGGCGCTGCTCACTCAGGACCCGCCCGAGATCTCCGTCATCTCGCGGCCTGTCCCGCGGGCCCTCGACCGCGTGGTCCGGCGGTGCCTCGAGCGGAACCCGGAGGAACGCTTCCAATCTGCTCGCGACGTTGCCTTCGGCCTCCAGGCGGTCTTCGAGGTCGGCGTACCCTCTCCGCTTCGCCCCGGGCGGGGCCTGACCTTGGCGCTCGCGCTACTCGCTTTGGCCAGCACGGCCCTGCTTGCAAGACGCGGGGCATGA
- a CDS encoding TonB-dependent receptor, translating into MRVLPLVVVLLAALALPGPPARASVLGEVRGVVEDPQHQMIRGATVTLKARTSSFSQTGRTDDSGAFAFSMVPLGDYTVTVSQDGFGSVEKPVTVRSSGTPLVRIQLQVVRLAQSVDVVATPEAVDSDSPTPTVLLSREDISKTPGAGRTNSLSLITDYVPGSWMTHDQLHIRGGHQVTWLVDGVPVANTSIASNVGPQFDPRDIDYLEVQRGGYSAEYGDRTYGVFNVVPRTGFERDRQAEVTASFGSFRQTNDQLSLGDHSERLAYYASGNFNRSDYGLSTPTSSILHDDSRGYGGFVSLIYNASPSNQIRLVASGRGDRYRVPNDMVTQAAGIGDEEREADSFVNLSWVHTFGSAVQVVASPFFHFNRADYVGGASDTPLIPQEKRSSNYAGAQVVVSLRKGRHEARAGFYGFHQADDAFFGLQATDGSGLNLQHQEKPTGNLEALFVEDQYRATGWLTLTAGVRLTHFAASVSENAVSPRVGGTIRIPRLRWTLHGFYGRYYQAPPLSTVSGPLLQFALDQGFGFLPLRGERDEEHQVGLTIPFKAWALDTNYFRTGVRNFFDHNAINNSNIFFPITVDRARIRGFEVTLRSPRTWSAGEVSLAYSLQHAEGQGGVTGGLTSFAPPLSGRYYPLDHDQLHTLSLSLRANLPAHVYAAALVHYGSGFSDGTQPPPAHLPGRATFDLSAGKEFGSKWRVAVHALNVSGESFLLDNSATFGGTHWSEPRQVYGELRYRFHY; encoded by the coding sequence ATGCGAGTACTCCCGCTCGTCGTAGTCCTATTGGCCGCGCTTGCCCTGCCGGGCCCGCCCGCCCGGGCGTCTGTTCTTGGTGAAGTACGTGGGGTCGTGGAGGACCCGCAGCATCAAATGATCAGAGGCGCCACCGTGACCCTCAAGGCCCGGACCTCGAGCTTCTCGCAGACGGGGCGCACGGATGACTCGGGAGCGTTTGCCTTCAGCATGGTTCCGCTCGGTGACTACACGGTGACGGTCTCCCAGGACGGATTCGGCTCGGTTGAGAAGCCCGTCACCGTCCGCTCCTCAGGGACCCCCCTCGTGCGAATTCAGCTCCAAGTCGTGCGTCTTGCCCAGAGTGTCGACGTGGTGGCGACGCCGGAGGCCGTCGATTCCGATTCCCCGACCCCGACCGTGCTCCTCAGTCGCGAGGATATCTCCAAGACGCCCGGGGCCGGACGGACTAACAGCCTTTCCCTGATCACGGACTACGTGCCCGGCTCCTGGATGACCCACGACCAGCTCCACATCCGGGGTGGCCACCAGGTGACCTGGCTCGTCGATGGTGTGCCCGTGGCGAACACCAGCATCGCGAGCAACGTGGGGCCCCAGTTCGACCCTCGAGACATCGACTATCTGGAGGTTCAGCGGGGGGGGTACTCCGCGGAATACGGCGATCGAACCTACGGCGTGTTCAACGTCGTGCCACGGACAGGGTTCGAGCGCGACCGGCAGGCCGAGGTCACGGCTAGTTTCGGCAGTTTTCGCCAGACGAACGACCAATTGAGCCTTGGCGATCACTCCGAACGGCTCGCCTACTATGCGAGCGGGAACTTCAACCGCAGCGACTACGGCCTGTCCACCCCCACCTCTTCGATTCTCCACGATGATTCCCGTGGATATGGGGGCTTCGTCTCGCTCATCTACAACGCCTCTCCTTCGAATCAGATCCGATTGGTCGCGAGCGGTCGCGGCGACCGATACAGGGTCCCAAACGACATGGTTACCCAGGCCGCTGGCATCGGCGATGAAGAACGAGAAGCGGACAGCTTTGTGAATCTCTCCTGGGTCCATACCTTCGGGTCCGCAGTCCAAGTCGTGGCATCACCTTTCTTCCACTTCAATCGTGCGGACTACGTCGGGGGGGCGAGCGATACTCCGCTGATCCCCCAGGAGAAGCGGAGTTCTAACTACGCCGGAGCTCAGGTGGTCGTGAGCCTCCGGAAGGGTCGGCACGAAGCGCGCGCGGGCTTCTACGGCTTTCACCAGGCCGACGACGCTTTCTTCGGTCTCCAGGCTACCGACGGCAGCGGGCTGAACCTTCAGCACCAGGAGAAGCCGACAGGGAACCTCGAAGCACTCTTCGTGGAAGACCAGTACCGGGCAACGGGGTGGCTCACATTGACGGCCGGCGTGCGGCTCACGCACTTTGCGGCTTCGGTCAGCGAGAATGCGGTGAGTCCACGCGTTGGGGGGACGATCCGGATCCCCAGGCTTAGGTGGACTTTGCATGGGTTCTACGGGCGGTACTACCAGGCGCCGCCGCTCTCCACCGTCTCCGGCCCCCTCCTGCAATTCGCTCTCGATCAGGGCTTTGGATTCCTGCCCCTGCGGGGAGAACGCGACGAAGAGCACCAGGTCGGGCTGACCATCCCATTCAAGGCCTGGGCTCTCGACACCAACTATTTCCGGACCGGGGTCAGGAACTTCTTCGACCACAACGCGATCAACAACTCGAACATCTTCTTTCCCATCACGGTCGATCGTGCCCGGATCCGAGGGTTCGAAGTGACCCTCCGCTCGCCCAGGACATGGAGTGCGGGGGAGGTCTCGCTTGCGTATTCATTGCAGCACGCCGAAGGCCAAGGAGGGGTGACCGGGGGGCTGACCAGCTTCGCCCCGCCTTTGAGCGGCAGGTACTACCCGCTCGACCACGATCAGCTACACACGCTGAGTCTTTCCCTTCGCGCCAACCTTCCCGCCCACGTCTATGCGGCAGCACTCGTTCACTACGGTTCCGGCTTCTCGGATGGGACCCAGCCGCCGCCAGCTCACCTCCCCGGCCGCGCAACATTCGATCTCTCGGCGGGAAAGGAGTTTGGCTCCAAATGGAGGGTCGCCGTCCACGCGCTCAACGTGTCGGGTGAATCTTTCCTCCTCGACAACAGCGCCACCTTCGGGGGTACCCACTGGTCTGAGCCAAGACAGGTCTACGGTGAGTTACGCTACCGCTTTCACTACTGA
- a CDS encoding FHA domain-containing protein yields the protein MRVSFSEFVLETATRQLFRSGTEVHLEPKAFELLELLLARRPEAVSKTEIHGRLWPDTFVSESSLTGLVAQVRKALADDRRQERFLRTIHGFGYAFSGKIAAGAEREPPPAARLIWEESVFVLKPGDNVLGRSEEASVRIDAPGVSRRHARIVVTEDRSTIEDLASKNGTFLCERRLDGPTPLRDGDVLRLGRQLLVFRSAGWAASTRTDSPPPARSA from the coding sequence ATGCGCGTCTCTTTCTCCGAGTTCGTCCTCGAAACGGCGACCCGTCAGCTCTTCCGGAGCGGAACGGAAGTGCACCTGGAGCCCAAAGCCTTCGAGCTCCTGGAACTGCTGCTGGCGCGTCGTCCCGAGGCGGTCTCGAAGACCGAGATCCATGGGCGGCTGTGGCCAGACACCTTCGTGTCCGAGTCAAGCCTCACCGGGCTGGTGGCGCAGGTGCGCAAGGCGCTGGCGGACGACCGGCGGCAAGAGCGGTTCCTGCGCACCATCCACGGCTTCGGCTATGCCTTCAGCGGAAAGATCGCTGCCGGAGCTGAGAGGGAACCGCCTCCCGCCGCTCGGCTCATCTGGGAGGAATCGGTGTTCGTCCTAAAACCTGGAGACAACGTACTGGGCCGGTCTGAGGAGGCGTCGGTCCGCATCGATGCTCCGGGCGTGTCACGACGCCACGCGCGCATCGTCGTGACGGAGGACCGCTCGACGATCGAGGACCTCGCGAGCAAGAACGGGACCTTCTTGTGCGAGCGGCGGCTCGACGGGCCGACACCGCTCCGCGACGGAGACGTGCTGCGCCTCGGTCGTCAGCTCCTCGTGTTTCGGAGCGCGGGCTGGGCGGCATCGACCCGGACGGACAGCCCGCCCCCCGCGCGGAGTGCTTGA
- a CDS encoding MBL fold metallo-hydrolase has product MTGAPALQVKFLSLAIGLVALASIGFPADFGKVTMSRVAEGIYLFTTSRYGDVGFGGNSVAILTDDGVVMFDTSGTPASGQAILSEVHKLTHKPVLFVINSHWHWDHWGGNQVFKAAFPTVQFLSHETNRDQMINVAVPWNAPGLERDLPNYIERQKQQLAASQANHTPEADLASRRELLAADEDFLRQKRSVTYTFPTVTFGESATLYVGGRELRVLHARAITPGDTYVYLPGDKILITGDILVSPVPFAVGGTYPQEWIATLERLNSFESSIIIPGHGDVERDKTYLHQNLRLFQHLLADVKDAKEKGATLEQTMTLLLNDALRYTVDLGLPDRRLAEFKSYFLEVFVNRAYRELEKPLGDKPTT; this is encoded by the coding sequence GTGACCGGCGCACCGGCTCTTCAGGTGAAGTTCCTCTCGTTAGCGATTGGTCTCGTCGCACTGGCTTCCATCGGCTTCCCCGCCGACTTTGGCAAGGTCACCATGTCCAGAGTTGCGGAGGGCATTTACCTCTTCACGACCTCGCGCTACGGGGACGTCGGCTTCGGCGGGAATTCCGTTGCCATCCTGACCGACGACGGCGTCGTGATGTTCGATACGAGCGGCACGCCGGCCAGCGGCCAGGCCATCCTCTCCGAGGTTCACAAGCTCACCCACAAACCCGTACTCTTCGTCATCAACTCGCACTGGCACTGGGACCACTGGGGTGGCAACCAAGTGTTCAAGGCCGCTTTTCCAACCGTCCAGTTTCTTTCCCATGAGACGAATCGTGACCAGATGATCAACGTTGCCGTACCCTGGAACGCGCCTGGTCTCGAACGAGATCTCCCCAACTACATCGAGCGGCAGAAGCAACAACTCGCGGCATCACAAGCGAATCACACGCCCGAAGCCGACCTTGCAAGCAGGCGGGAGTTGCTAGCCGCCGACGAGGACTTCCTCCGGCAGAAGCGCTCAGTCACTTACACCTTCCCGACCGTCACCTTTGGCGAATCGGCGACCCTCTATGTCGGTGGTCGGGAGCTTCGCGTGCTGCATGCGCGTGCGATCACACCGGGTGACACCTACGTCTACCTTCCGGGGGACAAGATCCTGATCACCGGTGACATCCTGGTGAGCCCCGTGCCGTTTGCGGTAGGTGGAACCTATCCGCAGGAGTGGATCGCAACCCTCGAGAGGCTCAACTCGTTCGAAAGCTCCATCATTATTCCCGGGCACGGCGACGTCGAGCGTGACAAGACCTACCTTCACCAGAACCTGAGGCTTTTCCAACATCTGCTGGCCGACGTCAAGGACGCGAAGGAGAAGGGCGCGACCCTAGAGCAGACGATGACTCTGCTACTGAATGATGCCCTACGCTATACCGTCGATCTCGGCCTTCCGGATCGCCGGCTGGCTGAATTCAAGAGCTACTTCCTCGAAGTCTTCGTTAACCGGGCCTATCGTGAACTGGAGAAGCCGCTTGGAGACAAGCCCACCACATAG
- a CDS encoding cytochrome c peroxidase, whose amino-acid sequence MNSRSQLPFAVLTSVFCLLVPISRSRSEPPSDLDEDLRATLRRAGLTGAIQSSLEPRLGRSLDQNLANLGRLLWFDKAGGLHNDNTCGGCHSPSRAFGDTQSIAIGIQNNNLVGPNRSGPRNQRRTPFASNTAFYPNLMWNGRFSALSGNPFDNSLGFKFPPPEGTTRFPPLDPIVTHLLIAQGHMPPTEMVEVAGFTGTKGTIGPEFDQFDDGKGGIVPPPDASGFRNEPIRQAVLGRLNGSPAYRELFGALFPEVAAGGLIDFSMFGRAIAEFEFTIVFADAPVDRFVRGDDHAMTTRQKKGALVFFGKGECYKCHSVAGTSNEMFSDFKMHVVGVPQIAPFFGVGKGNVIFDGPGQDEDFGLEQVTGDPADRYKFRSSPLRNAALQPAFFHNGAFTRIEDAIRHHLNVFESARSYDPVAAGVAPDLTHRLGPIEPVLDRIDPLLAEPIELTPAELSNLVAFVRDGLLDERAKRQSLCRLAPENVPSGFTTMTFEECPQRR is encoded by the coding sequence ATGAACAGTCGATCACAGCTTCCCTTCGCAGTCTTGACGAGCGTTTTCTGCCTTCTCGTCCCCATCTCCCGCTCTCGGAGCGAACCGCCGTCGGATCTCGACGAGGACCTGCGGGCGACGCTGAGACGGGCCGGCCTCACCGGCGCGATCCAGTCCAGTCTCGAGCCTCGCCTCGGCCGGAGCCTCGACCAGAATCTGGCCAACCTCGGCCGGCTGCTTTGGTTCGACAAGGCAGGGGGGCTGCACAACGACAACACCTGTGGCGGATGCCATTCGCCCTCGCGGGCATTTGGCGACACCCAGTCCATCGCCATCGGGATCCAGAACAACAATCTCGTGGGCCCGAATCGCTCCGGCCCCCGCAACCAACGGCGCACCCCCTTTGCTTCCAACACGGCCTTCTATCCCAACCTCATGTGGAACGGGCGCTTCTCGGCTCTTTCCGGGAATCCGTTCGACAACTCGCTGGGCTTCAAGTTTCCGCCTCCCGAGGGAACCACGCGTTTCCCACCCCTCGACCCCATCGTGACGCACCTCCTGATCGCCCAGGGGCACATGCCTCCCACCGAGATGGTCGAGGTGGCGGGGTTCACCGGGACCAAGGGCACCATCGGCCCCGAGTTCGACCAGTTCGACGACGGCAAGGGCGGGATTGTTCCGCCGCCCGACGCCAGCGGCTTCCGCAACGAGCCCATCCGCCAGGCGGTTCTGGGGCGCCTGAACGGTTCGCCCGCCTACCGTGAGCTCTTTGGCGCCCTTTTCCCCGAGGTGGCGGCCGGGGGACTCATCGACTTCAGCATGTTCGGGAGGGCGATCGCCGAGTTCGAGTTCACGATCGTCTTCGCCGACGCCCCCGTCGACCGGTTCGTGCGCGGGGACGACCACGCCATGACGACTCGTCAGAAGAAGGGGGCCCTCGTCTTCTTTGGCAAGGGAGAATGCTACAAGTGCCACTCCGTCGCGGGGACGTCCAACGAGATGTTCAGCGACTTCAAGATGCACGTCGTCGGGGTCCCCCAGATCGCTCCCTTCTTCGGGGTCGGAAAGGGAAACGTGATCTTCGACGGCCCGGGACAGGACGAAGACTTCGGTCTGGAGCAGGTCACAGGTGATCCGGCCGACCGCTACAAGTTCCGGTCCTCCCCGCTCCGCAACGCCGCGCTCCAGCCGGCCTTTTTCCACAACGGCGCTTTCACGCGTATTGAAGATGCGATAAGGCACCATCTGAACGTCTTCGAGTCGGCGCGCAGCTATGACCCCGTTGCCGCCGGCGTGGCTCCGGACCTCACCCACCGACTGGGGCCAATCGAGCCCGTCCTGGACCGGATTGACCCGCTCCTCGCGGAGCCGATCGAGCTCACCCCTGCGGAGCTCAGCAACCTGGTCGCTTTCGTAAGGGACGGGCTTCTGGATGAGCGTGCCAAGCGGCAGAGCCTCTGCCGACTGGCCCCCGAGAACGTGCCCAGCGGGTTCACGACCATGACCTTCGAGGAGTGCCCGCAACGCCGCTGA
- a CDS encoding LiaF domain-containing protein: MRTAFSASTDRSRTALALVLIAIGLIFTLDSAGVLGTGVGRWWPLLLIGAGIVKVRQPREDGQRAAGTAFLLLGGLFQLTSLLASGSSWALLMVAIGVFLLRQGVEGPRAEAVSESPYLDDMALIGYLKRSHPSVDFRGGSVTAVIGGVEVDLRKATLTSGTAYLDVFAFWGGIEIKVPTGWKVDARVVPVMGAFEDKVDSLSASGGPGLVVRGHVIMGAVSIRS, from the coding sequence GTGAGAACGGCCTTCTCCGCAAGCACCGACCGCAGCCGCACCGCGCTCGCCCTCGTCCTAATCGCCATCGGCCTGATCTTCACCCTGGACAGCGCAGGAGTCCTGGGCACGGGAGTCGGCAGGTGGTGGCCGCTGCTCCTCATTGGAGCGGGCATCGTCAAGGTAAGACAGCCGCGGGAGGACGGCCAGCGGGCCGCCGGAACCGCGTTCCTCCTCCTCGGGGGCCTCTTCCAGTTGACGAGTCTCCTGGCCTCCGGGTCTTCGTGGGCTCTGCTCATGGTGGCCATCGGGGTGTTCCTGCTGCGGCAGGGCGTCGAGGGGCCACGGGCGGAAGCGGTCTCGGAATCGCCCTACCTGGATGACATGGCGCTCATCGGCTACCTCAAGCGCAGCCACCCATCCGTCGATTTCCGCGGCGGCTCCGTCACCGCCGTCATAGGCGGCGTGGAAGTCGACCTTCGGAAGGCGACCTTGACGAGCGGCACCGCCTACCTTGATGTCTTTGCCTTCTGGGGAGGGATCGAGATCAAGGTTCCGACCGGGTGGAAGGTGGATGCGAGGGTTGTCCCCGTGATGGGCGCCTTCGAGGACAAGGTGGACTCCCTCTCCGCCTCCGGCGGGCCAGGACTGGTGGTGCGCGGCCACGTGATCATGGGCGCCGTGTCGATCAGGTCCTGA